One part of the Rhizobium rhizogenes genome encodes these proteins:
- a CDS encoding gamma-glutamyl-gamma-aminobutyrate hydrolase family protein, whose amino-acid sequence MPKPIIAVPADIRHFAGADWHAAQNQYLSAALKVAGVMSFIVPAFEDGNEIDAILDRVDGLLVSGSATNVHPALYGKEARESDGPFDPARDATSLPLIRRAIERAIPMLAICRGIQELNVALGGTLASEIQEQPGVWDHRKPEHDDRDVAFAIRQPVHVREGSCIAQHLGMSGEIQINSLHRQAIAETAPRLQVEATAADGTIEAVSVIDAKGFAVGVQWHPEYWAETDAPSRALFEAFGKAVHDYRNSKA is encoded by the coding sequence ATGCCAAAACCCATTATCGCCGTCCCCGCCGACATCAGGCATTTCGCCGGAGCCGACTGGCACGCCGCGCAAAACCAGTATCTCTCCGCCGCCCTGAAAGTCGCGGGCGTCATGTCCTTCATCGTCCCGGCTTTCGAGGATGGTAACGAGATCGACGCCATTCTGGACCGGGTCGACGGTCTGCTCGTATCCGGCTCGGCAACCAATGTTCACCCTGCCCTTTACGGAAAAGAGGCGCGGGAGAGCGACGGCCCCTTCGATCCCGCCCGCGACGCCACCAGCCTGCCGCTCATTCGCCGCGCCATCGAACGCGCCATTCCGATGCTCGCCATCTGTCGCGGCATTCAGGAATTGAACGTCGCGCTCGGCGGCACGCTTGCTTCGGAAATTCAGGAACAGCCAGGCGTCTGGGATCACCGCAAGCCGGAACATGACGACCGCGACGTGGCCTTCGCCATCCGCCAGCCCGTGCATGTGCGCGAAGGCTCCTGCATTGCGCAGCATCTCGGCATGTCGGGTGAAATCCAGATCAATTCGCTGCACCGGCAGGCGATAGCCGAAACCGCACCACGCCTGCAGGTGGAGGCAACGGCGGCAGACGGCACCATCGAGGCTGTTTCCGTCATCGATGCCAAGGGCTTTGCCGTCGGCGTGCAATGGCATCCGGAATATTGGGCTGAAACGGATGCACCCTCACGTGCCCTGTTCGAGGCATTCGGCAAGGCCGTTCACGATTACCGAAACAGCAAGGCCTGA
- a CDS encoding TRAP transporter substrate-binding protein, which translates to MDRRSFMKKGALAGAATALAAPAIAQQNTKINWRLTSSFPKSLDTIYGGAEDIAKHVAAATDGNFTIQPFAAGEIVPGLQAADAVSSGTVEMCHTCSYYYVGKDPTFAIGTAIPFGLNARLTNSWFYEGNGNKLLNEFYAKHNLYGMISGNTGAQMGGWFRKEINTVDDFKGVKMRIAGLAGKVVEKLGVVPQQIAGGDIYPALEKGTIDAAEWVGPYDDHKLGFQKVAKYYYYPAFWEGGPVIHSFVNLDKWNSLPKSYQTALQDACAFANTSMMAKYDAKNPIAIKQLVSEGAVLRPFSQEILEACYKSALEVYANISASNPDFKKIYEDQVAFKREGYLWMQLAEYTFDTFMMIQQRNGKL; encoded by the coding sequence ATGGATCGCCGTTCCTTTATGAAAAAAGGTGCGCTTGCGGGAGCTGCGACGGCTCTGGCCGCGCCCGCCATTGCGCAGCAGAATACCAAGATCAACTGGCGCCTGACGTCGTCATTTCCAAAATCCCTCGACACGATCTATGGCGGCGCCGAGGACATTGCCAAACACGTCGCCGCGGCAACCGACGGCAATTTCACCATCCAGCCCTTTGCCGCCGGCGAAATCGTGCCCGGTCTGCAGGCGGCCGATGCCGTGTCATCAGGCACGGTGGAAATGTGCCATACCTGCTCGTATTATTACGTCGGCAAGGATCCGACCTTCGCCATCGGCACGGCGATACCCTTCGGCCTCAATGCCCGCCTGACCAATTCCTGGTTCTATGAGGGCAACGGCAACAAGCTGCTCAACGAATTTTACGCCAAGCATAATCTCTATGGCATGATATCAGGCAATACCGGTGCCCAGATGGGTGGCTGGTTCCGCAAGGAAATCAATACCGTCGACGATTTCAAGGGCGTGAAGATGCGCATCGCCGGTCTGGCCGGCAAGGTGGTGGAAAAACTCGGCGTCGTGCCCCAGCAGATCGCCGGCGGCGACATCTATCCGGCGCTGGAAAAGGGTACCATTGATGCTGCCGAATGGGTCGGCCCTTATGACGACCACAAGCTCGGCTTTCAGAAGGTGGCGAAATATTATTATTACCCGGCCTTCTGGGAAGGCGGTCCGGTCATCCATTCCTTCGTCAATCTGGACAAGTGGAACAGCCTGCCGAAGAGCTATCAGACCGCCCTTCAGGATGCCTGCGCCTTCGCCAACACCAGCATGATGGCGAAATACGACGCCAAAAACCCCATCGCCATCAAGCAGCTGGTTTCGGAAGGCGCAGTCCTTCGGCCTTTCAGCCAGGAGATTCTGGAAGCCTGCTACAAGTCCGCACTGGAGGTTTACGCCAATATTTCGGCATCCAACCCGGACTTCAAGAAGATCTACGAGGATCAGGTCGCCTTCAAGCGTGAAGGTTACCTGTGGATGCAGCTTGCGGAATATACCTTCGATACGTTCATGATGATCCAGCAGCGTAACGGCAAGCTCTGA
- a CDS encoding TRAP transporter small permease subunit: MKSLLKISALIDLASEALGKVAGYLVLICCLVSAGNAMVRYAFNYSSNGWLEIQWYMFAFIVLIGASYTLRMNEHVRVDIIYGAISARSRIWVDIVGIVLFLLPGCVYLAWLSWPMFTLSWHQNEVSSNAGGLIRWPVKLVIFAGFALLVLQGFSELIKRIGALNGLYALDTKYEKPLQ, translated from the coding sequence ATGAAATCGCTTTTGAAAATAAGTGCTTTGATAGACCTTGCGAGCGAAGCTCTGGGCAAGGTCGCCGGTTACCTGGTGCTCATCTGCTGCCTCGTCAGCGCCGGCAACGCCATGGTTCGTTATGCCTTCAACTACAGCTCGAACGGCTGGCTGGAGATCCAGTGGTACATGTTCGCCTTCATCGTGCTTATCGGCGCATCCTATACGCTGCGCATGAACGAGCATGTGCGTGTCGATATCATCTATGGCGCGATTTCAGCGCGCAGCCGCATCTGGGTGGACATTGTCGGCATCGTTCTGTTCCTGCTGCCAGGCTGCGTTTATCTGGCCTGGCTGTCCTGGCCCATGTTCACACTGTCCTGGCACCAGAACGAAGTATCCTCGAATGCCGGCGGCCTCATCCGCTGGCCCGTGAAACTCGTCATCTTCGCCGGTTTCGCCCTGCTGGTTCTTCAGGGATTTTCCGAACTCATCAAGCGCATAGGCGCCCTCAACGGGCTTTATGCGCTGGATACGAAGTACGAAAAACCCCTGCAATGA
- a CDS encoding M20 family metallopeptidase produces the protein MNRDAVMSIAAEVEAMKPDFTTLSDSIWDFAELKFEERQSAGVLATALEENGFAVRRGVAGMETAFIGEFGSGKPVIAFLGEFDALAGMSQVADVAQVQPREAGATGHGCGHNLLGVGSLMGAIALARHLKANNLPGTVRYYGCPGEEGGSGKTFMVRAGLFDDVDAALTWHPAPFNGVRSTNNLAVLEYFYRFKGVAAHASNAAHLGRSALDAVELMNVGVNFLREHMPQDCRVHYAITDTGGKAANVVQAKAEVLYLIRAPEMRQALDLAARVDKVARGAAMMTETEVEIVFDTASTNLLPNLTLETAMHENMVALGPIAFDEADIAFAKRIQDTFTDEAIKSSIRLYQIKGDVFFNRKIDGSTPLHLGLRDFEGQSHFRAGSTDVGDVSWITPTAQCWTPAWAIGTNPHTWQVVAQGKSPAAHKAMAHAAKTLASTGLALMTSPELLASAKREWQEKTEGSDYVCPIPADVMPSSHR, from the coding sequence ATGAACCGTGATGCCGTGATGTCGATTGCCGCCGAAGTCGAGGCCATGAAGCCCGACTTCACCACCCTAAGCGACAGTATCTGGGATTTTGCCGAGCTTAAATTCGAAGAACGGCAATCCGCTGGCGTTCTGGCCACCGCGCTTGAGGAAAACGGCTTTGCGGTTCGCCGCGGCGTGGCAGGCATGGAAACGGCGTTCATTGGCGAATTCGGCAGCGGCAAGCCGGTCATCGCCTTCCTCGGCGAATTCGATGCGCTGGCCGGCATGAGCCAGGTGGCCGATGTGGCGCAGGTGCAGCCGCGCGAGGCGGGCGCCACCGGCCACGGCTGCGGTCACAACCTGCTCGGCGTCGGCTCGCTGATGGGGGCAATCGCGCTCGCCCGGCATCTGAAAGCCAATAATCTGCCCGGCACCGTGCGTTATTACGGTTGCCCCGGTGAGGAGGGCGGTTCCGGCAAGACCTTCATGGTGCGCGCTGGCCTGTTTGATGATGTCGACGCGGCGCTGACCTGGCATCCGGCACCCTTCAACGGCGTGCGTTCCACTAATAATCTTGCCGTGCTGGAATATTTCTACCGTTTCAAGGGTGTTGCGGCCCATGCTTCCAACGCCGCCCATCTCGGCCGCTCGGCGCTCGATGCCGTCGAACTCATGAATGTCGGCGTCAATTTCCTGCGCGAACACATGCCGCAGGATTGCCGGGTGCATTATGCGATCACCGATACCGGCGGCAAGGCGGCGAATGTGGTGCAGGCGAAGGCAGAAGTGCTTTACCTGATCCGCGCCCCGGAAATGCGCCAGGCGCTCGATCTTGCCGCACGGGTGGACAAGGTGGCGCGAGGCGCGGCGATGATGACTGAAACCGAGGTGGAGATCGTCTTCGATACCGCCTCCACCAACCTTCTGCCCAACCTCACGCTGGAAACGGCGATGCATGAAAACATGGTGGCGCTCGGCCCTATCGCCTTCGACGAGGCGGATATCGCCTTCGCCAAACGTATTCAGGACACCTTTACAGACGAGGCGATCAAGAGCAGCATCCGGCTCTACCAGATAAAGGGCGATGTTTTCTTCAACCGGAAGATCGATGGTTCGACACCGCTGCATCTCGGCCTTCGTGATTTCGAGGGCCAGTCGCATTTCCGGGCGGGTTCCACCGATGTCGGCGACGTCAGCTGGATCACGCCAACCGCACAGTGCTGGACGCCGGCCTGGGCGATCGGGACCAATCCGCATACCTGGCAGGTGGTGGCGCAGGGCAAAAGCCCGGCCGCCCACAAGGCCATGGCGCATGCCGCCAAAACGCTTGCCTCGACCGGTCTTGCGCTGATGACCTCACCGGAACTGCTCGCCAGTGCGAAAAGGGAATGGCAGGAAAAGACCGAAGGCAGCGATTACGTCTGCCCGATTCCCGCAGATGTCATGCCCAGTTCGCATCGATAG
- a CDS encoding sugar ABC transporter ATP-binding protein has product MVVSPSTMAAVRASGAVPNAEFLLAADGIRKEFPGVVALDDVSFHLKRGTVHALMGENGAGKSTLMKILAGIYQPDIGEIRLKGAPIRLDSPLDALENGIAMIHQELNLMAYMTVAENIWIRREPKNRFGFIDHGEMYRRTETLLERLGIDLDPETRVGELSVASRQMVEIAKAVSYDSDVLIMDEPTSALTEREVEHLFRIIRDLRERGIGIVYITHKMNELFEIADEFSVFRDGKYIGTHASTDVTRDDIIRMMVGREITQMFPKEEVPIGDVVLSVKNLTLDGVFHDVSFDVRAGEILGVAGLVGSGRSNVAETVFGVTPASSGSVAIDGKQVAIDSPTEAIRHRMAFLTEDRKDTGCLLILNILENMQIAVLQDKYVANGFVQENALSDACEEMCRKLRVKTPHLYERIENLSGGNQQKVLIGRWMLTKPRILILDEPTRGIDVGAKAEIHKLVCEMARQGVAVIMISSEMPEVLGMSDRVMVMHEGRVTGFLDRSEATQVKVMDLASR; this is encoded by the coding sequence ATGGTCGTCAGTCCATCGACAATGGCTGCCGTGCGCGCCAGTGGCGCCGTGCCGAATGCAGAATTTCTTCTGGCAGCGGACGGCATACGCAAGGAATTTCCCGGCGTCGTGGCGCTTGATGATGTGTCGTTCCACCTCAAGCGCGGCACCGTGCATGCGCTGATGGGCGAGAACGGCGCCGGCAAATCGACGCTGATGAAGATTCTCGCTGGTATCTACCAGCCGGACATTGGTGAAATCCGCCTGAAAGGTGCTCCGATACGCCTCGATTCCCCACTCGACGCGCTCGAAAACGGCATTGCCATGATCCATCAGGAACTCAACCTGATGGCCTATATGACGGTGGCCGAAAACATCTGGATTCGCCGCGAGCCAAAAAACCGGTTTGGTTTCATCGACCATGGTGAGATGTATCGCCGCACGGAGACGCTGCTGGAAAGGCTCGGTATCGACCTCGACCCGGAAACCCGCGTCGGCGAGCTGTCGGTCGCGAGCCGTCAGATGGTCGAGATCGCCAAGGCGGTTTCTTACGATTCCGACGTTCTGATCATGGACGAACCGACATCGGCACTGACCGAGCGCGAGGTGGAACATCTCTTCCGCATTATCCGCGACCTCAGGGAACGTGGCATCGGCATTGTCTACATCACCCACAAGATGAACGAGCTGTTCGAGATCGCCGACGAGTTCTCCGTCTTCCGCGACGGCAAATATATCGGCACCCATGCTTCCACCGATGTGACGCGCGATGACATCATCCGCATGATGGTGGGCCGCGAAATCACGCAGATGTTCCCGAAGGAAGAGGTTCCGATCGGCGATGTGGTGCTGTCGGTCAAGAACCTGACGCTCGATGGCGTGTTCCATGACGTGTCGTTCGATGTTCGCGCCGGCGAAATTTTAGGCGTTGCGGGTCTTGTCGGCTCGGGACGCTCCAATGTTGCCGAGACGGTGTTCGGTGTTACACCGGCCTCCTCGGGTAGTGTTGCAATCGACGGTAAACAGGTTGCGATTGACAGTCCGACCGAGGCAATTCGCCACCGCATGGCGTTCCTGACCGAGGACCGCAAGGATACGGGATGTCTGCTGATCCTCAATATTCTGGAGAACATGCAGATCGCCGTCCTGCAGGACAAATATGTCGCCAATGGCTTCGTGCAGGAAAACGCCCTTTCGGATGCCTGCGAGGAGATGTGCCGTAAGCTGCGGGTCAAGACGCCGCATCTTTATGAGCGTATCGAAAACCTGTCGGGCGGCAACCAGCAGAAGGTGCTGATCGGTCGCTGGATGCTGACCAAGCCGCGCATCCTCATTCTGGATGAGCCGACGCGGGGCATCGATGTCGGGGCCAAGGCGGAAATTCACAAGCTGGTTTGCGAGATGGCGCGCCAGGGCGTCGCCGTCATCATGATTTCCTCCGAAATGCCGGAGGTTCTGGGTATGAGCGACCGTGTCATGGTCATGCATGAAGGTCGGGTGACGGGTTTCCTTGACAGAAGTGAAGCCACACAGGTGAAGGTGATGGATCTCGCATCGCGGTGA
- a CDS encoding FAD-binding oxidoreductase, whose protein sequence is MTKTLKCDVLVIGTGIIGSMAALYLQNAGREVVLLERGEIAGGASSGNAGILAFPEIIPIPSPGIMKKAPRWLFDPLGPLSVPPAYAAKIAPWLWRFWRASAERNFRHGLRVLSDINRLAATEMAHVAAMPELSALVSRTGTLDLYDSEASLNAAARDWDEKQRAGFSFERVGRNRIDELQPGLAPQFRHAMFSPDGMQVSDPHDFTRAIFDLVIARGASLRKGEAERIDAVGESTIVTLENGDKIDADRVVIACGAWSKKLAATLGNIVPLETERGYNTTLPAGAFNLTRQLYFNDHGFVVTPLSSGIRVGGAVELGGLDLEPNFKRSEAMLKKAGRFLPGLKTEGGRQWMGFRPSMPDCLPVIGTARTTPSVIYAFGHGHLGLTQSAATARLVTQLANGEETAISVDPFRPGRFS, encoded by the coding sequence ATGACCAAAACCCTGAAATGCGACGTGCTGGTGATCGGCACCGGCATTATCGGTTCGATGGCGGCGCTTTATCTGCAGAACGCCGGGCGGGAGGTCGTCCTTCTGGAGCGCGGCGAGATTGCCGGTGGCGCAAGTTCCGGCAATGCCGGTATACTGGCCTTTCCGGAAATCATCCCCATTCCCTCCCCCGGCATCATGAAAAAAGCGCCGCGCTGGCTGTTCGATCCGCTCGGCCCGCTCAGCGTGCCGCCGGCCTATGCCGCAAAGATCGCACCGTGGCTCTGGCGTTTCTGGCGTGCCAGCGCCGAACGCAACTTCCGCCATGGGCTGAGAGTGCTGAGCGATATCAACCGGCTGGCGGCCACGGAAATGGCGCATGTCGCCGCCATGCCGGAACTTTCCGCCCTTGTCTCGAGAACCGGTACGCTTGATCTCTATGACAGCGAGGCAAGCCTGAACGCCGCCGCCAGGGACTGGGATGAAAAGCAGCGCGCGGGCTTCTCCTTTGAGCGTGTCGGCCGTAACCGGATAGACGAATTGCAGCCGGGTCTTGCCCCGCAGTTCCGCCATGCCATGTTCTCGCCGGACGGCATGCAGGTCTCCGATCCTCATGATTTCACCCGTGCGATTTTCGATCTGGTGATTGCCAGGGGTGCGAGCCTGCGCAAGGGCGAGGCGGAACGCATCGATGCTGTCGGTGAAAGCACGATCGTCACCCTGGAGAACGGCGACAAGATCGATGCCGACAGGGTGGTGATCGCATGCGGCGCCTGGTCGAAGAAACTTGCCGCGACGCTTGGCAATATCGTGCCTCTGGAAACGGAGAGGGGCTACAACACCACCCTGCCCGCCGGCGCATTCAACCTGACGCGCCAGCTTTATTTCAACGATCATGGCTTCGTCGTGACGCCGCTTTCCTCCGGCATCCGTGTCGGTGGCGCGGTCGAGCTTGGCGGGCTGGATCTGGAGCCGAATTTCAAGCGGTCGGAAGCGATGCTGAAAAAGGCAGGACGTTTCCTGCCCGGTCTCAAGACGGAGGGCGGACGGCAATGGATGGGGTTTCGCCCGTCAATGCCGGACTGTCTTCCCGTCATCGGCACGGCGCGCACCACGCCTTCCGTCATCTACGCCTTCGGCCACGGCCATCTGGGCCTGACGCAATCGGCGGCGACCGCCCGTCTCGTAACGCAGTTGGCCAATGGCGAGGAGACGGCGATCTCCGTCGATCCGTTCCGGCCGGGGCGTTTTTCCTGA
- a CDS encoding sugar ABC transporter substrate-binding protein: protein MKKLIISAAMSVLLGTAAHAETVGVSMALFDDNFLTVLRNGMQDYSKELKGVTLQVEDAQNDVAKQQSQIQNFIASKVDAIIVNPVDTDATAAMSKLAADAKIPLVYVNRQPVNVDTLPDGQAFVASDETVAGTLEAKEVCRLLGGKGKAVIMMGELSNQAARMRTQSAKDVLQTDECKGISVVEEQTANWQRTQGSDLVTNWLSSGIEFNAVIANNDEMAIGAVQALKAAGKDMKDYVVAGVDATQDALAAMQAGDLDVTVFQDAAGQGKGALDAALKLVKGDKVEKKVYIPFQLVTPENVKDYVAKN, encoded by the coding sequence ATGAAGAAACTTATCATCAGTGCTGCCATGTCTGTGCTTTTGGGCACGGCGGCACATGCCGAAACCGTCGGCGTTTCGATGGCACTGTTCGACGACAACTTCCTGACCGTGCTGCGCAACGGCATGCAGGATTATTCCAAGGAACTGAAGGGCGTTACCCTGCAGGTTGAAGACGCGCAGAACGACGTCGCCAAGCAGCAGAGCCAGATCCAGAATTTCATCGCTTCCAAGGTCGATGCGATCATCGTCAATCCGGTTGATACGGATGCGACGGCGGCCATGTCGAAGCTTGCAGCGGACGCGAAAATTCCGCTGGTTTACGTCAACCGCCAGCCGGTGAACGTGGATACGCTGCCGGACGGACAGGCATTCGTCGCCTCCGATGAAACGGTGGCCGGCACGCTTGAAGCGAAAGAAGTTTGCCGCCTTCTCGGTGGCAAGGGCAAGGCCGTCATCATGATGGGCGAGCTTTCGAACCAGGCGGCCCGCATGCGCACGCAGTCTGCCAAGGACGTTTTGCAGACCGACGAATGCAAGGGCATTTCGGTTGTTGAAGAGCAGACCGCCAACTGGCAGCGTACGCAGGGTTCCGACCTTGTTACCAACTGGCTCTCCAGCGGTATCGAATTCAACGCCGTCATCGCCAACAATGATGAAATGGCGATCGGTGCCGTTCAGGCGCTGAAAGCCGCTGGCAAGGACATGAAGGACTATGTCGTTGCCGGTGTGGACGCCACGCAGGACGCCCTTGCCGCCATGCAGGCGGGCGATCTCGACGTGACGGTTTTCCAGGATGCTGCCGGCCAGGGCAAGGGCGCTCTCGATGCGGCTCTGAAGCTCGTCAAGGGCGACAAGGTCGAGAAGAAGGTCTACATTCCCTTCCAGCTCGTCACGCCGGAAAACGTCAAGGACTACGTGGCCAAGAACTGA
- a CDS encoding TRAP transporter large permease subunit, with the protein MFEYGILPPLMFLGMIIFMLYGFPVAFSLATVGLVFGVIGIFTEHFSPAFLQALPLRIFGIVSNDLLLAIPFFTFMGAILERCGLAEDLLEGTGKLFGAIPGGLAYAVIIVGAILGAITGTVAASVITMGVISLPIMLKYGYNPRLATGVIAASGTITQVIPPSLVLIVLADQLGKSVGDMYLGAVGPSILQVAIFMLFILLMSIVRPKDLPALPPEARGELDRKLVFRVLAGMIPSIVLIFLVLGTIFLGLATPTEAGALGVVGAMALAAAHRRLTWDLVKQGMHSTMHITSMVVFILVGATCFSLVFQGMDGSLWIEHMLSGIPGGPIGFLIFVNIFIFFLAFFLDFFEIAFIVIPMLAPIAQSLGIDLIWFGVLICINMQTSFMHPPFGFALFYLRSIAPRSVKTSDIYMGAIPWLGMQLILVAIVIFWPESVTYWLDKAPEVDLNSIKIEVPAFGNQGGNTMPNFGQPGGLPGMPNLGEPPKIGP; encoded by the coding sequence ATGTTTGAATATGGTATTCTTCCGCCACTGATGTTCCTCGGCATGATCATCTTCATGCTTTACGGATTTCCAGTCGCCTTCTCGCTTGCCACCGTCGGCCTCGTCTTCGGTGTCATCGGTATCTTCACCGAGCATTTTTCACCGGCCTTTCTTCAGGCTTTGCCGCTGCGCATCTTCGGCATCGTCTCGAACGATCTTCTGCTCGCCATTCCCTTCTTCACCTTCATGGGCGCGATCCTCGAACGATGCGGGCTGGCGGAGGATTTGCTGGAGGGCACGGGCAAACTGTTCGGCGCCATTCCCGGCGGTCTCGCTTATGCCGTCATCATCGTCGGCGCGATCCTCGGCGCCATCACCGGCACGGTTGCCGCCTCCGTCATCACCATGGGCGTGATCTCGCTGCCGATCATGCTGAAATACGGGTATAATCCGCGGCTTGCCACCGGCGTCATCGCCGCATCGGGCACGATCACGCAGGTCATTCCCCCGTCACTCGTGCTGATCGTCCTTGCCGATCAGCTCGGCAAATCCGTGGGCGACATGTATCTCGGTGCGGTCGGCCCGTCGATCCTGCAGGTCGCCATCTTCATGCTCTTCATCCTGTTGATGTCGATCGTGCGGCCGAAGGACCTGCCGGCGCTGCCGCCGGAAGCCCGCGGCGAACTGGACCGCAAGCTGGTATTTCGCGTGCTGGCGGGCATGATCCCCTCCATCGTGCTGATCTTCCTTGTGCTCGGCACCATTTTCCTCGGCCTTGCAACCCCCACGGAAGCCGGGGCGCTCGGCGTCGTTGGTGCCATGGCGCTTGCCGCAGCACATCGCCGCCTTACCTGGGACCTCGTCAAGCAGGGCATGCATTCCACCATGCATATCACCTCCATGGTGGTGTTCATTCTGGTGGGCGCCACCTGCTTTTCCCTCGTCTTTCAGGGCATGGACGGTTCGCTGTGGATCGAGCATATGTTGTCGGGCATTCCGGGCGGCCCCATCGGCTTCCTGATCTTCGTCAACATCTTCATCTTCTTCCTCGCCTTCTTCCTCGATTTCTTCGAGATCGCCTTCATCGTCATTCCGATGCTGGCGCCAATCGCCCAGTCGCTCGGCATCGACCTGATCTGGTTCGGCGTGCTGATCTGCATCAACATGCAGACGAGCTTCATGCATCCGCCCTTCGGTTTTGCGCTGTTCTACCTGCGCTCCATCGCGCCGCGCTCGGTCAAGACATCGGATATCTACATGGGCGCCATCCCGTGGCTCGGCATGCAGCTTATCCTCGTCGCCATCGTGATCTTCTGGCCGGAATCCGTCACCTACTGGCTCGACAAGGCGCCCGAGGTCGATCTGAACTCCATCAAGATCGAGGTGCCCGCCTTCGGCAATCAAGGCGGCAACACCATGCCCAACTTCGGCCAGCCAGGGGGCTTGCCGGGCATGCCTAATCTCGGCGAACCCCCGAAGATCGGACCGTAA
- a CDS encoding aa3-type cytochrome c oxidase subunit IV, with protein MSEHHTGPVEVGAEMNYAEHEKTYNGFLALTKYGTMVLCVLLLAMVAGFFTSAGFLGGLIVFLVLSAAGFILLR; from the coding sequence ATGAGCGAACACCACACGGGTCCGGTCGAAGTTGGCGCCGAGATGAACTACGCCGAGCATGAAAAGACCTATAACGGCTTTCTGGCTCTGACGAAATACGGCACCATGGTCCTGTGCGTGCTGCTGCTGGCCATGGTCGCCGGTTTCTTCACGTCTGCGGGCTTCCTTGGCGGCCTCATTGTCTTCCTCGTGCTTTCGGCTGCGGGCTTCATTCTGCTGCGCTGA
- a CDS encoding ABC transporter permease, with protein MNTNAAANAELDAKSGRKPHRRIPPEANIFFVLIGIALVYEILGWIFIGQSFLMNQQRLTIMILQVSVIGIIAVGVTQVIITGGIDLSSGSVVGLTAMLSASVAQSSTWPRALYPGLTDLPFFIPLAVGILAGMLAGFINGQLIARTKIPPFIATLGMMVTARGLSKWYTKGQPISGLTDGFNFIGTGIWPVVVFLVVAIIFHIALRYTRYGKFTYAIGANQQAARVSGINIEAHLIKVYAIAGMLAGLAGVVTAARAQTAQAGMGVMYELDAIAAAVIGGTSLAGGAGRITGTVIGTIILGVMTSGFTFLRVDAYYQEIVKGLIIVAAVVADVYRQKKRAKR; from the coding sequence ATGAATACGAACGCCGCCGCCAACGCAGAGTTGGACGCAAAATCCGGACGCAAGCCGCACAGGCGCATACCGCCGGAAGCCAATATCTTTTTCGTGCTGATCGGCATCGCGCTGGTTTATGAAATTCTTGGCTGGATTTTCATCGGCCAGAGCTTCCTTATGAACCAGCAGCGCCTGACGATCATGATCCTGCAGGTGTCGGTAATCGGCATCATCGCCGTTGGCGTGACGCAGGTCATCATCACCGGCGGTATCGACCTTTCCTCAGGCTCCGTCGTCGGCCTGACGGCAATGTTGTCCGCCAGCGTGGCGCAATCCTCCACCTGGCCGCGGGCGCTTTATCCGGGCCTCACCGACCTGCCGTTCTTCATCCCGCTGGCTGTCGGCATTCTGGCGGGTATGCTGGCCGGTTTCATCAACGGACAACTGATTGCGCGCACGAAAATTCCGCCCTTCATCGCCACGCTCGGCATGATGGTGACGGCGCGCGGTCTTTCCAAGTGGTACACGAAGGGCCAGCCGATCTCCGGCCTGACCGACGGTTTCAACTTCATCGGCACGGGAATCTGGCCGGTCGTCGTTTTCCTCGTCGTCGCCATCATCTTCCATATCGCGCTGCGTTACACGCGTTATGGCAAGTTCACCTATGCGATCGGCGCTAACCAGCAGGCGGCGCGCGTTTCCGGTATCAATATCGAGGCGCATCTGATCAAGGTCTATGCCATTGCCGGCATGCTGGCCGGTCTTGCCGGTGTCGTCACCGCAGCCCGTGCACAGACGGCGCAGGCCGGCATGGGCGTGATGTATGAACTCGACGCCATTGCCGCAGCCGTTATCGGCGGCACATCGCTTGCGGGCGGCGCTGGACGCATCACCGGAACGGTCATCGGCACCATCATTCTCGGCGTCATGACATCCGGCTTCACGTTCCTCAGGGTCGATGCCTATTACCAGGAGATCGTCAAAGGCCTGATCATCGTCGCTGCCGTCGTCGCCGACGTCTACCGACAGAAGAAACGCGCAAAGCGCTAA